In Cyanobium sp. WAJ14-Wanaka, a single genomic region encodes these proteins:
- a CDS encoding valine--tRNA ligase: MALGRHPPLRAWADCDCPAVTEALPKTYDPAGTESRWQQAWESSGAFHPDPQAPGEPFSVVIPPPNVTGSLHMGHAFNTALIDTIVRFQRLQGKNVLCLPGTDHASIAVQTILEKQLKADGQSKEALGREAFLERAWAWKAESGGTIVGQLRRLGYSVDWRRERFTLDAGCSGSVIEAFNRLHEQGLIYRGEYLVNWCPASGSAVSDLEVEMKEVDGHLWHFRYPLSAGTCADGRTHLEVATTRPETLLGDTAVAVNPKDPRYAGLVGQTLTLPLVGRQIPIVADEHVEAEFGTGCVKVTPAHDPNDFAIGQRHGLPLITVMAKDGTMNEAAGRFAGLDRFEARTAVVAAMEAEGFLVKVEPYRHSVPFSDRGKVPVEPLLSTQWFVKTEPLAALCREALDASATGPDPRFVPERWTKVYRDWLTDIRDWCISRQLWWGHRIPAWFVVSETGGEITDSTPFVVARSEAEAWVKAGEQFAAAAAAGGQPLALEQDPDALDTWFSSGLWPFSTLGWPDADAADLQRWYPTSVLVTGFDIIFFWVARMTMMAGALTGQMPFRDVYIHGLVRDEQNRKMSKSAGNGIDPLLLIDRYGADALRFALVREVAGAGQDIRLDYDRKSDTSATVEATRNFANKLWNATRFALMNLGGETPSSLGEVDPAELKLADRWILSRLARVNQETAERYGTYGLGEAAKGLYEFAWNEVCDWTIELLKSRLNPGENPSPAALADQRVARQVLAKVLSDLLVMLHPLMPHLSEELWHGLTGLPADTFLALQSWPAVHTADLDGELEASFAELIEAVRVVRNLRALAGLKPAQSAPVVFVTGRGELAAVLEEATADITSLTRAESVQVLAQAPALPGCLAAVSGELQVLLPIEGLVDLDALKGRLEKDLAKAEKEIAGLAGRLANPNFADKAPPEVVAECKANLAEAQTQADLARSRLGDLG, from the coding sequence ATGGCTCTGGGGCGGCACCCCCCTTTGAGAGCATGGGCTGATTGCGATTGCCCTGCCGTGACTGAGGCCTTGCCGAAGACCTATGACCCGGCGGGTACGGAAAGCCGCTGGCAGCAGGCTTGGGAGAGTAGTGGCGCCTTTCACCCCGACCCCCAAGCCCCTGGGGAGCCGTTCAGCGTGGTGATTCCGCCGCCGAACGTCACCGGCAGCCTGCACATGGGCCACGCCTTCAACACGGCCCTGATCGACACGATCGTGCGCTTCCAGCGTCTTCAGGGCAAAAACGTCCTGTGTTTGCCAGGCACCGACCACGCTTCGATCGCCGTCCAGACGATTCTCGAAAAGCAGCTCAAGGCCGATGGCCAGTCCAAGGAGGCGCTGGGGCGGGAGGCCTTCCTGGAGAGGGCCTGGGCCTGGAAAGCCGAGAGCGGCGGCACGATCGTGGGCCAACTGCGGCGCCTGGGCTACTCGGTCGATTGGCGGCGGGAGCGCTTCACCCTCGATGCCGGCTGCAGTGGCTCGGTGATTGAGGCCTTTAACCGCCTCCATGAACAGGGGTTGATTTATCGGGGTGAATACCTGGTGAACTGGTGTCCGGCCTCCGGTTCGGCGGTGAGTGACCTGGAGGTGGAGATGAAGGAGGTGGACGGCCACCTCTGGCACTTCCGCTACCCCCTGAGCGCCGGCACCTGTGCCGATGGCCGCACCCACCTGGAAGTTGCCACTACCCGTCCCGAAACCCTGCTGGGGGATACGGCCGTGGCGGTGAACCCGAAGGATCCCCGCTATGCCGGATTGGTGGGCCAGACCCTCACCCTGCCCTTGGTGGGGCGCCAGATTCCGATCGTGGCCGATGAGCACGTGGAGGCGGAGTTCGGCACGGGTTGCGTCAAGGTGACCCCCGCCCATGACCCCAACGACTTCGCCATCGGCCAGCGCCATGGCTTGCCCTTGATCACGGTGATGGCCAAGGACGGCACGATGAACGAAGCGGCCGGCCGCTTTGCCGGCCTGGATCGCTTTGAGGCCAGAACTGCAGTGGTGGCTGCGATGGAGGCGGAGGGCTTTCTCGTCAAGGTGGAGCCCTATCGCCACAGCGTGCCCTTTTCCGATCGCGGCAAGGTGCCGGTGGAGCCCCTGCTCTCCACCCAGTGGTTTGTCAAAACCGAACCCCTGGCGGCCCTCTGCCGTGAGGCCCTGGATGCCTCCGCCACTGGGCCCGATCCCCGCTTTGTGCCGGAGCGCTGGACCAAGGTTTATCGCGATTGGCTCACGGACATCCGCGACTGGTGTATCTCCCGCCAGCTGTGGTGGGGCCACCGCATTCCCGCCTGGTTTGTAGTCAGTGAAACCGGCGGCGAAATCACTGACAGCACCCCATTTGTGGTGGCCAGGAGCGAAGCGGAGGCCTGGGTAAAGGCTGGCGAGCAATTTGCTGCGGCCGCTGCGGCTGGCGGCCAGCCCTTGGCTCTAGAGCAGGACCCAGACGCCCTCGACACCTGGTTCTCCAGCGGTCTATGGCCCTTCTCCACCCTCGGCTGGCCGGATGCGGATGCTGCCGATTTGCAGCGCTGGTATCCCACCAGCGTGCTGGTGACTGGCTTCGACATCATCTTTTTCTGGGTGGCCCGGATGACGATGATGGCCGGCGCCTTGACGGGTCAGATGCCCTTTCGGGATGTGTACATCCACGGCCTGGTGCGTGATGAGCAAAACCGCAAGATGAGTAAGAGCGCCGGCAACGGCATCGATCCGCTGTTGCTCATTGATCGCTACGGCGCCGATGCCCTGCGCTTTGCCCTGGTGCGTGAAGTGGCAGGAGCAGGCCAGGACATCCGCCTCGACTACGACCGCAAAAGCGACACCTCAGCCACGGTGGAGGCCACCCGTAACTTCGCCAACAAGCTCTGGAATGCCACCCGTTTCGCCCTGATGAATCTGGGCGGCGAGACCCCAAGCTCACTGGGTGAGGTGGATCCTGCCGAACTGAAGTTGGCCGACCGGTGGATCCTTTCTCGCCTGGCTCGGGTCAACCAGGAAACGGCCGAACGCTACGGAACCTATGGCCTCGGCGAGGCAGCCAAGGGGCTCTATGAATTCGCCTGGAATGAGGTTTGCGACTGGACGATCGAGTTGCTTAAGAGCCGCCTCAACCCCGGTGAGAACCCCAGCCCCGCAGCCCTCGCCGACCAGCGGGTGGCACGGCAGGTGCTCGCCAAGGTACTTAGCGACCTCTTGGTGATGCTCCATCCCCTGATGCCCCACTTGAGTGAGGAGCTTTGGCATGGTCTGACTGGCTTGCCAGCGGACACCTTCTTGGCCCTGCAGAGCTGGCCTGCGGTGCATACGGCTGACTTAGATGGGGAATTGGAGGCGTCTTTTGCCGAACTGATCGAGGCGGTGCGGGTGGTGCGAAACCTGCGGGCCTTGGCCGGATTAAAGCCAGCCCAGTCGGCCCCGGTGGTGTTTGTGACCGGTCGCGGAGAGCTTGCAGCTGTTTTGGAGGAGGCAACGGCTGATATCACTTCCCTAACCAGGGCGGAATCGGTACAGGTGCTCGCCCAGGCCCCCGCCCTGCCCGGCTGCCTGGCGGCGGTGAGCGGTGAATTGCAGGTGCTGTTACCGATTGAGGGTTTGGTGGATCTCGATGCCCTTAAAGGGCGCCTAGAAAAAGATCTGGCCAAGGCCGAAAAGGAGATCGCAGGGCTGGCGGGCCGGTTGGCCAACCCAAATTTTGCCGATAAGGCCCCGCCAGAGGTGGTGGCCGAGTGCAAAGCCAACCTGGCCGAGGCCCAAACCCAGGCGGATCTTGCCCGCAGCCGCCTAGGGGATCTGGGCTGA
- a CDS encoding protein phosphatase — MDTTRLQATLLDFALAELVREHRESFQPLWSVDSWAKLLIWLSLNCGCSGDQDSLEEFGAALGPVLAARMRRVFFERELVALELQVMGDPAEQQVLVLPLALGQGPLAPDLVAGALEQAGLIELVVADRDRWQQLDRAVAVPWLR; from the coding sequence ATGGACACCACCCGTTTGCAGGCCACCCTCCTTGATTTCGCCCTGGCGGAGCTGGTGCGCGAGCACCGCGAGAGCTTCCAGCCCCTGTGGAGTGTGGACAGCTGGGCCAAATTGCTGATTTGGCTTTCCTTGAATTGCGGTTGCAGTGGCGATCAGGACAGCCTGGAGGAGTTTGGAGCGGCCCTGGGCCCGGTGCTGGCGGCTCGAATGCGACGGGTGTTTTTTGAGCGGGAGCTGGTGGCCCTTGAGCTGCAGGTGATGGGCGATCCGGCTGAGCAGCAGGTGCTGGTGTTGCCCCTGGCCCTTGGTCAGGGACCCTTGGCCCCCGATCTGGTTGCTGGGGCCCTTGAGCAGGCGGGCCTCATTGAACTTGTGGTGGCCGACCGGGATCGCTGGCAGCAGCTCGATCGGGCCGTGGCCGTGCCCTGGCTTAGATAA
- a CDS encoding glycosyltransferase family 32 protein, whose translation MDIFVGNHFQGRIQDCFSRLTIGAARADLWRLLVLYREGGIYMDVDAHLVWPVNSLLRDDPSEIFLVGKDGRFTNYFLASSPGNPWIKLLIDEVLRRIEDVQTNNVYHITGPGVMDDVLAGSSCNVLRMEEVCLHGNFTNKYFQYIDNVDGHWITAKKTRAAVRPR comes from the coding sequence ATGGATATATTCGTTGGTAATCATTTCCAGGGTCGTATTCAAGATTGTTTTAGCCGTTTGACCATTGGCGCAGCTAGGGCAGATCTGTGGCGCCTATTGGTGCTTTATCGGGAGGGGGGAATTTATATGGATGTCGATGCCCATTTGGTCTGGCCAGTAAATTCTCTTTTAAGGGACGATCCCAGTGAAATATTTTTAGTCGGAAAAGATGGTCGCTTTACTAACTATTTTCTTGCCAGTTCACCAGGCAACCCCTGGATAAAATTGCTGATCGACGAGGTGCTTCGTCGAATTGAAGATGTTCAAACTAATAATGTTTACCACATAACAGGCCCTGGCGTTATGGACGATGTTCTTGCTGGTTCAAGCTGCAATGTGCTGCGTATGGAGGAAGTTTGTTTGCATGGGAATTTCACAAATAAATATTTTCAATATATTGATAATGTCGACGGACATTGGATTACTGCAAAGAAAACAAGGGCCGCAGTGCGTCCCCGCTAG
- a CDS encoding lysophospholipid acyltransferase family protein yields MAKKRANYRTRFWQQIVWKGEATVTRLLVMLLQGRSHRTMRKGVRWARQLATPALGKRLATANSNLALVYGDQLTAKQRQSIAATSLDSFFLSCLESIIQPIEPPLIDVDGEGLEDLFKAQARGQGLIVGSLHLGCWDIGLRWLSQHLDNLVVVYRPARNPHSDAVLNAARRSNSNCQWVSQSDTKKILLCIKNGGSLVMMTDLYTRSSSAPQADFLGLNTRVAKGPLALSQRAGCPLFPVAHVRTDNDRFHFSCGKPLIPTDSSSDLSDRANALSLWQETWINTYTEQYYWINRRWRSNDGSGQRLRPSGPVAERALRRA; encoded by the coding sequence ATGGCCAAAAAACGAGCAAATTACCGCACCCGCTTCTGGCAACAGATCGTCTGGAAAGGCGAAGCCACTGTTACCAGGCTGCTGGTGATGCTGCTGCAGGGCCGCTCCCACCGAACCATGCGAAAAGGAGTCCGCTGGGCCCGCCAGCTAGCCACACCGGCCCTTGGCAAAAGACTCGCCACCGCCAATTCAAATTTAGCCCTGGTCTATGGCGACCAGTTGACAGCAAAGCAGCGGCAATCAATCGCAGCTACATCCCTAGATAGTTTTTTTCTTTCCTGCCTCGAATCGATTATTCAGCCGATCGAGCCCCCGTTAATTGACGTGGACGGAGAGGGCCTGGAAGATCTATTTAAGGCCCAAGCGAGGGGCCAGGGGCTAATAGTGGGATCGCTACATCTTGGCTGCTGGGATATCGGCCTACGTTGGCTTAGTCAGCATCTAGACAATCTCGTTGTGGTATACAGACCAGCCAGAAATCCCCACAGTGATGCGGTCCTAAATGCGGCTCGCAGAAGCAATAGCAATTGCCAGTGGGTGTCCCAATCTGACACCAAAAAGATACTTTTATGCATCAAAAACGGCGGAAGTCTCGTGATGATGACCGATCTCTATACCCGCAGCAGCAGCGCTCCCCAGGCAGACTTCCTTGGCCTCAACACCAGGGTCGCCAAAGGGCCCCTAGCCCTTTCCCAAAGGGCGGGTTGTCCGCTGTTTCCCGTGGCCCATGTGAGAACAGATAACGACCGCTTTCACTTCAGCTGCGGCAAACCCTTAATCCCCACCGACTCCAGCAGCGATCTCAGCGACCGGGCCAATGCCCTAAGCCTTTGGCAGGAAACCTGGATTAACACTTACACTGAGCAGTACTACTGGATAAACCGCCGCTGGCGCTCCAATGACGGCAGTGGGCAACGCCTAAGACCCAGCGGGCCTGTGGCAGAAAGAGCCTTGCGACGCGCCTAA
- a CDS encoding DUF2227 family putative metal-binding protein: MASGRQHDRATWLLSLPFGLLWGPWLGLAGIGSAGLGFLLGGLLLSPDLDTRSNPTRRWGPLKLLWWPYRSLLSHRSLFSHSPLLGSGLRLAYLLAMLLMICALLHPWGAPSPESVLREIHQLWLQQRPLVIAALVGVEASSWLHLIQDGDPMPRLPKVGR, encoded by the coding sequence ATGGCCAGCGGACGCCAACACGATCGCGCCACCTGGCTACTCAGCCTCCCCTTTGGCCTGCTCTGGGGGCCCTGGCTTGGCCTGGCGGGCATCGGCAGCGCCGGTTTGGGCTTTCTGCTGGGGGGCCTGCTGCTTTCGCCCGATCTAGACACCCGCTCAAATCCCACCCGCCGCTGGGGGCCCCTCAAGCTGCTGTGGTGGCCCTACCGGAGCCTGCTCAGCCACCGCTCGCTCTTTTCCCATAGTCCCCTGCTGGGGAGCGGCCTGCGGTTGGCCTATCTGCTGGCCATGCTGCTGATGATCTGCGCGCTTTTGCATCCCTGGGGTGCACCCAGCCCGGAATCCGTGCTGCGCGAGATCCACCAGCTCTGGCTGCAGCAAAGGCCGCTAGTAATTGCTGCGCTGGTGGGGGTGGAAGCCAGCAGTTGGCTGCACCTCATTCAAGATGGCGATCCCATGCCCCGCCTGCCAAAGGTGGGAAGGTGA
- the mazG gene encoding nucleoside triphosphate pyrophosphohydrolase, with amino-acid sequence MSSPLPPLPDSSPTASPTASLAAVARLIDVVAQLRNPDSGCPWDLEQTHASLIPYVLEEAHEVADAIRHGDDSHLAEELGDLLLQVVLHAQIASEENRFDLAEIAIGISEKLVRRHPHVFAGAEAADSAAVRASWEAIKAAEKAQLPAMSSANASATKSASPLSDRLAGKVRGQAALAGAMTISKQAAAAGFEWDDMAGVWAKVNEELDELKEAVQEALSSGDKAHAQEELGDLLFTLVNVARWCQICPEEGLAGTNQRFLDRFSRVEAALGGELGGRSIRELEGLWQQAKAQIRAERDAPTSP; translated from the coding sequence ATGAGTAGCCCGCTTCCCCCCTTGCCCGATTCGAGCCCAACGGCAAGCCCAACGGCAAGCCTGGCGGCCGTGGCGAGGCTGATTGATGTGGTGGCCCAGCTGCGCAATCCAGATAGTGGTTGCCCCTGGGACCTGGAGCAAACCCACGCTTCCCTCATTCCCTACGTGCTGGAGGAGGCCCACGAAGTGGCCGATGCCATCCGCCATGGCGATGACAGCCACCTGGCAGAAGAGCTGGGCGACCTGTTGCTGCAGGTGGTGCTCCATGCCCAAATCGCCAGTGAAGAAAACCGTTTTGACCTAGCCGAGATTGCAATCGGCATCAGCGAAAAACTGGTGCGCCGCCACCCCCACGTGTTCGCCGGTGCAGAAGCCGCAGACAGTGCCGCAGTCAGAGCCAGCTGGGAAGCGATCAAGGCCGCCGAAAAAGCCCAGCTGCCAGCGATGTCATCTGCCAACGCATCCGCCACCAAATCAGCCAGCCCCCTGAGCGATCGCCTGGCGGGCAAGGTGCGCGGCCAAGCCGCCCTGGCTGGCGCCATGACCATCTCAAAACAGGCCGCCGCAGCGGGCTTCGAATGGGACGACATGGCAGGGGTTTGGGCCAAGGTGAACGAAGAGCTCGACGAACTCAAGGAAGCGGTGCAGGAAGCCCTTAGTTCCGGCGACAAAGCGCATGCCCAGGAGGAATTGGGCGATCTGCTGTTCACCCTGGTGAACGTGGCGCGCTGGTGTCAGATCTGCCCTGAAGAGGGCCTGGCCGGCACCAACCAGCGATTTCTGGATCGCTTCTCCCGGGTGGAAGCTGCCCTGGGCGGCGAGCTGGGCGGCCGCTCGATCCGCGAACTGGAGGGCCTGTGGCAGCAGGCCAAGGCCCAGATTCGGGCTGAACGCGATGCCCCCACTAGCCCCTAA
- the arfB gene encoding alternative ribosome rescue aminoacyl-tRNA hydrolase ArfB — MDLQLSPRLLIPATELRWRFSRSSGPGGQNVNTTDSRVELVFDLVASAALPLLLKARALGRLETRLIDGCVVIAASEHRSQWQNRVAAQRRLVELLQEAIKPPPPPRRATKPTRGSKERRLAAKKQRSAIKGQRSGRVQLPED; from the coding sequence GTGGATCTGCAGCTCAGCCCTCGCCTGCTTATCCCAGCTACGGAGCTGCGCTGGCGCTTCTCCCGCTCCTCCGGTCCGGGCGGTCAGAACGTGAACACCACCGACTCGCGGGTGGAGTTGGTTTTTGATTTGGTGGCCTCTGCTGCCCTGCCGCTGCTGCTCAAGGCCCGGGCCCTGGGGCGGCTGGAGACCCGGCTAATTGATGGCTGCGTGGTGATTGCGGCCAGCGAGCACCGCTCCCAATGGCAAAACCGGGTGGCTGCCCAGCGCCGCTTGGTGGAGTTGTTGCAGGAGGCGATCAAGCCGCCGCCGCCGCCTCGACGAGCCACCAAACCGACCCGGGGCTCTAAGGAAAGGCGCCTGGCAGCCAAAAAACAACGCAGCGCCATCAAGGGCCAGCGCAGCGGCCGGGTTCAGCTGCCGGAGGATTGA
- the speE gene encoding polyamine aminopropyltransferase produces the protein MSPSPVTTSGWPISSPNWIDETFDGVRYGLEGRVIAEQQSAFQRVTIIESARYGKGLLLDGCWMTAERQERHYHEAIVHPALCAAETLERVLVIGGGDGGTARECLRHKGVRQLDLVEIDGLVVEWSQQHLPSIGGGCWSDPRLQLTVGDGIAWAANAADASYDVVIVDGSDPAGPAEGLFNRAFFEHCRRILKPGGVFATQSESPEAFRHVHIDTVRLIREVFGHADPMYGWVPMYPSGWWSWTFAATDGRRYLQPDPARAAAVACGCEIWSPRWQGGAFEAIPAYVERALAE, from the coding sequence GTGAGTCCGTCACCCGTCACCACCTCCGGCTGGCCCATCTCCAGCCCTAACTGGATCGACGAAACCTTCGATGGCGTGCGCTACGGCCTGGAAGGCCGAGTGATCGCCGAGCAGCAATCGGCCTTTCAAAGGGTGACGATCATCGAGAGCGCGCGCTACGGCAAGGGCCTGCTGCTGGATGGCTGCTGGATGACCGCCGAACGCCAGGAGCGGCATTACCACGAAGCAATCGTGCACCCGGCCCTCTGCGCCGCCGAGACGCTCGAGCGGGTGCTGGTGATTGGTGGCGGCGACGGCGGCACCGCCCGCGAATGCCTGCGCCACAAGGGCGTGCGCCAGCTCGACCTGGTGGAGATCGATGGCCTGGTGGTGGAGTGGAGCCAGCAGCACCTGCCCAGCATTGGCGGAGGCTGCTGGAGTGATCCCCGCCTCCAGCTCACCGTGGGCGATGGCATCGCCTGGGCCGCCAACGCAGCCGATGCCAGCTACGACGTGGTGATAGTCGATGGCTCCGATCCGGCCGGTCCGGCCGAGGGCCTGTTCAACCGCGCCTTCTTTGAACACTGCCGGCGCATCCTCAAGCCCGGCGGCGTGTTCGCCACCCAGAGCGAATCACCGGAGGCCTTCCGCCACGTGCACATCGACACCGTGCGCCTGATACGCGAGGTATTCGGCCACGCCGATCCGATGTATGGCTGGGTACCGATGTACCCGAGTGGCTGGTGGAGCTGGACCTTCGCCGCCACAGACGGCCGCCGGTATCTGCAGCCGGATCCCGCCCGCGCCGCGGCCGTGGCCTGTGGCTGTGAAATCTGGAGCCCCCGCTGGCAGGGCGGCGCCTTCGAGGCGATCCCCGCCTATGTGGAGCGGGCCCTAGCCGAATAG
- a CDS encoding Crp/Fnr family transcriptional regulator, with protein MVASLAINTALELMAAQVDCEVITLPTGAKVFSRGSSAEAIYGMRRGIVEVIGEGGEKLCYRPGEVFSYQDIVWHEGTYRNEAVALTPVEVVRLDRLRFLNLLHNHPTLAVLLISQQHERLREQRTSGTCCY; from the coding sequence TTGGTTGCATCCCTGGCCATCAACACCGCTCTTGAGCTGATGGCAGCCCAAGTCGACTGTGAGGTCATCACCCTGCCCACCGGAGCCAAGGTTTTTAGCCGCGGCAGCTCGGCTGAAGCGATTTATGGCATGCGCCGCGGCATCGTCGAGGTGATTGGTGAAGGGGGCGAAAAGCTCTGTTATCGGCCCGGTGAGGTTTTCAGTTATCAAGACATCGTTTGGCACGAGGGGACCTACCGCAACGAGGCCGTAGCCCTCACCCCGGTGGAGGTGGTGCGGCTGGACCGACTGCGTTTCTTAAACCTCCTGCACAACCACCCGACCCTGGCGGTGTTGCTGATCAGCCAGCAGCACGAGCGCCTGCGGGAGCAGCGCACCAGCGGCACCTGCTGTTACTAG
- the gcvT gene encoding glycine cleavage system aminomethyltransferase GcvT, translating into MDMKRTPLFEAAQAAGGRMVPFAGWEMAVQFEGLVSEHRAVRNHCGMFDISHMGVLQLQGDGAKDALQGLVPTDLFRIGPGEACYTVLLNEQGGIIDDLIIYDCGWQPDCQAHSLLVVINAACAEGDTAWLRRHLEPKGVAISDRKGDGVLLALQGPAAAARLEALSGCDLASLPRFGHRQIQLNGSAAGAAAGAALFVGRTGYTGEDGFELLLEAPAGVALWAQLLAEGVAPCGLGARDSLRLEAAMHLYGNDMDASTTPLEAGLGWLVHLEMPKPFIGREVLEKQSAAGVSKRLVGLKLQGRAIARHGYPVLHNGSAVGEISSGTWSPSLEEAIALAYVPTPLAKLGTALAVEIRGKSEPAVVVKRPFYRR; encoded by the coding sequence CTGGACATGAAGCGAACCCCTTTATTTGAGGCCGCCCAAGCTGCTGGCGGCCGCATGGTGCCCTTTGCCGGCTGGGAGATGGCCGTGCAATTTGAAGGCTTGGTGTCTGAACACAGGGCAGTGCGCAACCACTGCGGCATGTTCGACATCTCCCACATGGGCGTGCTGCAGCTCCAGGGGGATGGGGCCAAAGACGCCCTCCAGGGCCTGGTGCCCACCGACCTCTTTCGCATTGGCCCCGGCGAGGCCTGCTACACGGTGCTGCTCAACGAACAGGGGGGCATCATCGATGACCTGATCATCTACGACTGCGGTTGGCAGCCCGACTGCCAGGCCCACTCCCTGCTGGTGGTGATCAATGCGGCCTGTGCGGAGGGCGACACCGCCTGGCTGCGCAGGCATTTGGAGCCCAAGGGCGTTGCCATCTCAGATCGCAAGGGTGACGGGGTGCTGCTGGCCCTGCAGGGCCCCGCCGCCGCCGCCCGGCTGGAAGCGCTCAGCGGCTGCGACTTGGCCAGCTTGCCCCGTTTTGGCCACCGTCAGATCCAGCTCAACGGCTCGGCCGCAGGGGCTGCAGCTGGGGCGGCGCTATTTGTTGGTCGCACGGGCTACACCGGCGAAGACGGCTTTGAGCTGCTGCTGGAGGCCCCGGCAGGTGTGGCCCTCTGGGCCCAGCTCTTGGCGGAGGGAGTAGCGCCCTGCGGCCTCGGCGCCCGCGACAGCCTGCGCCTGGAGGCGGCCATGCACCTCTACGGCAACGACATGGATGCCAGCACCACCCCCTTGGAAGCGGGCCTGGGCTGGCTGGTGCACTTGGAAATGCCCAAGCCCTTCATTGGCCGCGAGGTGCTGGAGAAGCAGAGCGCCGCAGGGGTAAGCAAGCGGTTGGTGGGGCTCAAGCTCCAGGGCCGGGCGATTGCTCGCCACGGCTACCCGGTGCTGCACAACGGCAGCGCCGTGGGTGAAATCAGCAGCGGCACCTGGTCGCCAAGCCTTGAGGAAGCGATTGCCCTGGCCTACGTACCCACACCCCTGGCGAAGCTCGGCACAGCACTGGCGGTGGAAATACGCGGCAAATCAGAACCGGCCGTGGTGGTGAAGCGCCCCTTCTACCGACGCTGA